A segment of the Phycisphaerae bacterium genome:
TCCACTCCCGCGCAAATGATCCGTCGCGCACCTCGGCAAGGATCTCACGCATGATTGCCCGGCCCCGCTCGCCAACCAGCCTCGGACCGCGGGTTCGGTCTCCGTACTCGGCCGTGTTGGAAACGCGCTCGCGCATGCCCGCCAGCCCCTGTTCATACAGCAGGTCGACTACCTGTTTGAGCTCGTGGACGCACTCCAGGTAGGCGAATTCCGGCTCGTATCCGGCTTCAACCATGGTCTCAAAGGCTGCCCGGGTCAGTGCGCTGACTCCGCCGCAGAGCACGGCCTGCTCGCCGAAGAGATCGGTCTCGGTCTCGACCGCAAACGTCGTTTCGATGATCGCGGCACGGCACGAACCGATCCCCGCCGCCCAGGCCATCGCCCGCCGCCGCGCGGTGCCCGTGGCGTCGTGACTGATGGCCAGCAGCGCGGGCAGGCCCTTCCCCTGCTGAAATAGGGACCGAAGCAATGTCCCCGGGCCCTTGGGCGCCACCATGACGACATCCACGTCTGTTGGGGGGCGAATGAATCCGTATCGAATGTTGAACCCGTGCAGAAAGCCAAGGGCCTGTCCCGGGCGTAACCGCGTTGTGATCTCCTCCTCAAACACGCGTCCAGCCGACTCATCCGGCAGGCCCACGATCAGGAGGTCGGACTGCGCGGCAGCGTCCCCCGCCGATTGAACAATGAAGCCGTCCGCATATGCCCGGTGCGCACTTGGACCGGGGTGTTGCCCGATACTGACGTTCGCACCGGAATCGCGCAGGTTCAGTGCGTGCGCCCGCCCCTGGTTGCCGTAACCAATGACCGCCACGGACAGCGCCCGAATGTCAGACGAATCGACCACTTCCTTGGACAACTGGACTGCCAATCCGATCCTCCAGCCAATCGCCATGGACTCGTCGAACCACGCGATCGGCGCGTTGCGTCAATCCCACGTGTGGGCATAATACGCCGTTTCATTCGAGCATGAAACATCCGGGAACACAGGCCACAATGGGCACCGAAACCGTCGATCTTCACAAACGCTTCGACGAGGCGCTTGCGCTGCCCGATGATCAGCTTGCCTCTGCGCTGGCGGAAATACGCGCGGCCGACATTGCTGAAGCGTTCACCTTCCTTCCCGACGAGGACCGTTCCCGCATCCTCTTTGCGCTTCCT
Coding sequences within it:
- the ilvC gene encoding ketol-acid reductoisomerase → MAIGWRIGLAVQLSKEVVDSSDIRALSVAVIGYGNQGRAHALNLRDSGANVSIGQHPGPSAHRAYADGFIVQSAGDAAAQSDLLIVGLPDESAGRVFEEEITTRLRPGQALGFLHGFNIRYGFIRPPTDVDVVMVAPKGPGTLLRSLFQQGKGLPALLAISHDATGTARRRAMAWAAGIGSCRAAIIETTFAVETETDLFGEQAVLCGGVSALTRAAFETMVEAGYEPEFAYLECVHELKQVVDLLYEQGLAGMRERVSNTAEYGDRTRGPRLVGERGRAIMREILAEVRDGSFAREWIEEAESGAARLAEWRAADRSSSFEQAGRTVRSWMPWLGGDQGA